A window of Chitinophaga sp. MM2321 contains these coding sequences:
- a CDS encoding nitrite reductase — protein MQSFRTELENPIVERDIIDLEKKIHLFREGKIPDEKFRSLRLARGIYGQRQPGVQMIRIKLPYGKMTLQQWGRICDVSDEYATSNLHFTTRQDIQIHFVSLDRTPELWHKLEEDQVTIREACGNTVRNVTASDRAGIDPHEPFDVTPYADAAFRYFLRNPISQEMGRKFKIAFSSSDYDTAWAFIHDVGLVPKVKIVDGKEVRGFKVVIGGGLGAQPMLAKPTLDFLEADKLLPYIENVIRVFDRYGERTNRNKARLKYLLQKIGLEEFERLMQEEYPAIKVKQVEIDAAAWPQTVPPVVGEVPAYTLKDQQKYEAWKKTNTFEQKQTGYIAAYVKVLLGNLPTGIARKMIDALRPVIADDVRVTANQGLLLKYILPENLPYVFSVLDELGFADPGFDSVADITSCPGTDTCNLGISNSTGVAAVMEDVIREEFPDLIYNRDIKIKISGCMNSCGQHGIASIGFHGSSMKSGGRVLPALQVLLGGGILGNGEGRIAGKVIKVPSRRGPDVLRLLLSDYESNGVQSELFNDYFDRQGEKYFYTLLKPLTDLTTLRDDEFIDWGQAEQYATAIGVGECAGVVIDLVAVLLLEADEKLQLAKNGIEAGAYADSIYNIYSSFVQGAKALLLGESINCNTQIGMLNDFDKHFVDTGKFSFPESFKALVLTINENEPTEDFARRYFEEATNFYKVAQAYRQKTSELVQA, from the coding sequence ATGCAAAGCTTCAGAACAGAACTTGAAAATCCAATAGTAGAACGTGATATCATAGACCTGGAGAAGAAGATTCACCTGTTCCGCGAAGGAAAAATTCCGGATGAGAAATTCCGCAGCCTTCGTTTGGCCAGAGGCATTTATGGCCAGCGCCAGCCAGGTGTGCAGATGATCCGCATAAAATTACCTTATGGTAAAATGACCCTGCAACAGTGGGGTCGTATCTGCGATGTTTCCGATGAATACGCTACCAGCAACCTGCATTTTACTACCCGTCAGGATATACAGATCCACTTTGTGAGCCTGGACAGAACACCTGAACTGTGGCACAAACTGGAAGAAGATCAGGTGACCATCCGCGAAGCCTGCGGTAACACCGTTCGTAACGTTACTGCATCTGACCGCGCCGGTATTGACCCGCACGAACCATTTGATGTAACACCCTACGCGGATGCAGCTTTCCGCTATTTTCTCCGCAACCCTATTTCCCAGGAAATGGGCCGCAAATTTAAAATAGCTTTCTCTTCCAGCGATTATGATACCGCCTGGGCTTTCATTCACGACGTTGGACTGGTGCCAAAAGTGAAGATAGTAGACGGTAAAGAAGTACGTGGCTTCAAAGTGGTAATAGGCGGCGGTTTGGGCGCACAACCCATGCTGGCGAAACCTACCCTCGACTTCCTGGAAGCAGACAAGCTCCTGCCTTATATTGAAAATGTAATACGTGTGTTTGATCGCTATGGCGAAAGAACCAACAGAAATAAAGCGCGGTTGAAATATCTTCTTCAGAAAATTGGTCTGGAAGAATTTGAACGCCTGATGCAGGAAGAATATCCAGCCATCAAAGTAAAACAGGTGGAAATAGATGCTGCCGCCTGGCCGCAAACCGTACCGCCTGTTGTTGGTGAAGTACCTGCCTATACCCTCAAAGATCAGCAAAAGTATGAGGCCTGGAAGAAGACCAATACTTTTGAACAAAAACAAACCGGCTACATTGCTGCATACGTTAAAGTACTGCTGGGCAACCTGCCTACAGGTATCGCCCGCAAGATGATTGACGCCCTGCGGCCGGTAATAGCAGATGATGTGAGAGTAACTGCCAACCAGGGCCTGCTCCTGAAATATATTCTGCCGGAAAACCTGCCTTATGTATTCAGCGTACTGGATGAATTGGGTTTTGCTGATCCTGGTTTTGACAGTGTGGCTGACATCACTTCCTGCCCCGGTACAGATACCTGTAACCTCGGTATTTCCAACAGCACCGGTGTGGCTGCTGTAATGGAAGATGTTATCAGGGAAGAATTTCCTGATCTGATTTATAACCGCGACATCAAAATCAAGATCAGCGGTTGTATGAACTCCTGCGGACAGCATGGTATCGCCAGCATCGGCTTCCATGGTTCTTCCATGAAAAGCGGTGGCCGCGTATTACCTGCCCTGCAAGTATTGCTGGGTGGTGGCATCCTCGGTAACGGCGAAGGACGTATAGCCGGTAAGGTGATAAAAGTACCGAGCCGCCGTGGTCCGGACGTATTACGCCTGCTGTTGAGCGATTACGAATCCAACGGTGTGCAGAGCGAGCTGTTTAACGACTACTTTGACCGTCAGGGTGAAAAATATTTTTACACATTGCTGAAACCCCTGACAGATCTCACCACCTTACGGGATGACGAGTTTATAGACTGGGGCCAGGCTGAACAATATGCTACTGCTATCGGCGTGGGCGAATGCGCCGGCGTAGTGATTGACCTGGTAGCGGTATTACTGCTGGAAGCAGATGAAAAACTGCAATTGGCGAAAAATGGTATCGAAGCGGGTGCGTATGCCGACAGTATCTACAACATTTACTCCTCGTTTGTGCAGGGTGCTAAGGCATTATTGCTCGGCGAAAGTATCAACTGTAATACACAAATAGGTATGCTGAATGATTTTGACAAACACTTTGTGGATACCGGCAAATTCAGTTTCCCTGAAAGTTTCAAAGCACTGGTACTGACGATTAACGAGAACGAGCCTACGGAAGATTTTGCACGCCGGTATTTTGAAGAGGCTACCAACTTCTATAAAGTAGCACAGGCTTATCGTCAGAAAACCAGCGAACTGGTACAGGCGTAA
- the cobA gene encoding uroporphyrinogen-III C-methyltransferase — protein MQNIQPKLTLVGAGPGDPELITVKGLKAIQHARVILYDALSNNELLEHAPANCLRRFVGKRAGMHVYSQDEINRMIVKYALTYGSVVRLKGGDPFVFGRGQEEIAFAQQFGITAEVIPGISSAISIPGVNKIPVTARNVSEGFWVITGNTQHGNLSRDLDHAIQANTTVVILMGMSKLAEIAGIYEAQGKGKIPAAIIQNGSLPSQQMGLGNVGDLVEIAATKQLHNPAIIVIGEVVRFHEEFNALQVKVSEELQIAV, from the coding sequence ATGCAAAATATACAACCTAAACTTACCCTTGTCGGCGCAGGCCCTGGTGATCCGGAACTGATCACCGTAAAAGGGCTGAAAGCTATTCAGCACGCACGGGTTATTCTTTACGATGCGCTTTCCAACAATGAATTGCTGGAACATGCACCGGCTAACTGTCTTCGTCGTTTTGTAGGTAAACGTGCAGGTATGCACGTTTACTCACAAGATGAGATAAACAGGATGATCGTGAAGTATGCCTTAACTTATGGTAGTGTGGTAAGATTGAAAGGTGGGGATCCTTTTGTATTCGGACGTGGTCAGGAAGAAATAGCTTTCGCACAACAGTTCGGTATCACAGCAGAAGTAATCCCCGGTATCTCCAGTGCTATTTCCATACCCGGTGTAAATAAGATCCCTGTTACCGCCCGTAATGTGAGCGAAGGTTTCTGGGTGATCACCGGCAACACACAACACGGCAACTTATCCCGCGACCTGGATCATGCCATCCAGGCCAATACAACGGTGGTAATACTGATGGGCATGAGCAAACTGGCAGAAATAGCCGGTATTTATGAAGCACAGGGCAAAGGAAAAATACCTGCCGCCATTATTCAAAACGGTTCACTTCCATCCCAACAAATGGGACTGGGAAATGTAGGTGACCTGGTGGAAATAGCAGCCACCAAACAACTGCACAATCCTGCTATTATTGTTATTGGCGAGGTGGTACGCTTTCATGAAGAATTCAATGCTCTACAGGTAAAAGTTTCAGAAGAACTTCAAATAGCTGTATAA
- a CDS encoding bifunctional precorrin-2 dehydrogenase/sirohydrochlorin ferrochelatase, which produces MEENQLFPVFFKLHRLQVLVVGGGNIGLEKANALLQNCPDGNVTIVSLDFLPALEEIAHQYPNVTLIQKPFSCGDLLGKDLVIAATNDKELNYRIWEKAKVSKVLINVADTPDLCDFYLGSIVQKGNLKIAISTNGKSPTVAKRLKQVLQEAIPDTLDEVLNKLYIIRDKLKGDFSNKVKQLNSITDVLVKTDSEKI; this is translated from the coding sequence ATGGAAGAGAATCAGTTGTTTCCCGTATTTTTCAAGTTACACCGCCTACAGGTACTTGTTGTGGGCGGCGGTAATATTGGATTGGAGAAAGCAAACGCCTTATTGCAGAATTGTCCGGATGGAAATGTAACCATCGTATCCCTGGACTTTTTACCTGCACTGGAGGAAATTGCGCATCAATATCCAAACGTGACACTGATTCAAAAGCCGTTTTCCTGTGGCGACCTGCTGGGAAAAGACCTGGTGATAGCTGCTACCAACGACAAGGAACTGAACTATCGTATCTGGGAAAAGGCCAAAGTGAGCAAGGTATTGATCAATGTGGCTGATACGCCTGATCTTTGTGATTTTTATCTCGGCTCTATTGTACAGAAAGGAAACCTGAAAATTGCCATCTCTACAAATGGTAAATCGCCTACTGTTGCCAAACGTTTGAAACAGGTATTACAGGAAGCTATCCCCGATACCCTGGATGAAGTATTAAACAAACTATATATCATCCGCGATAAACTGAAAGGTGATTTCAGTAACAAAGTAAAACAACTCAATAGTATCACAGACGTGTTGGTAAAAACAGACAGTGAAAAAATCTGA
- a CDS encoding DUF488 domain-containing protein has translation MIQIKRIYEDYAANDGYRILVDRLWPRGVKKEDAHIDEWIKDIAPSDALRKWFNHEPEKYPAFKTKYKAELRDREELLAAIRERGQHHRVTLLYGAKDQEHNQAQVLLEILKQ, from the coding sequence ATGATACAGATTAAACGCATATACGAAGATTATGCGGCAAATGACGGCTACCGGATACTGGTAGACCGGCTATGGCCAAGAGGTGTGAAGAAAGAAGATGCCCATATAGACGAATGGATCAAAGATATTGCCCCCAGCGATGCACTGCGGAAATGGTTCAATCATGAACCCGAAAAATATCCGGCATTCAAAACAAAATATAAAGCAGAATTACGTGATAGAGAAGAATTGCTGGCTGCCATCAGGGAAAGAGGACAACATCATCGGGTAACATTATTATACGGGGCTAAAGATCAGGAGCATAACCAGGCACAGGTACTGCTGGAGATTTTAAAGCAATAG
- a CDS encoding HD domain-containing protein, producing MQEQQKIIDAAVAFVKEELTEAEGGHDWWHIYRVWQQARHIAAKETVDPLVVELGALLHDIADSKFHDGDENIGPAKATAFMLSLGLPEATITHVVNIIRHISFKGGNNEQTFYSTELGVVQDADRLDALGAIGIARAFNYGGFKNRALYDPGITPDLNMSRETYKKSTAPTINHFYEKLLLLKDRMNTTTGKELAIERHGFMETFLEKFFKEWG from the coding sequence ATGCAGGAACAACAGAAAATTATTGATGCAGCCGTTGCTTTTGTAAAAGAGGAGCTGACCGAAGCAGAAGGAGGCCACGACTGGTGGCACATCTACCGGGTATGGCAGCAGGCCCGGCATATTGCGGCAAAAGAAACCGTAGATCCGTTAGTGGTAGAACTGGGTGCATTGCTGCATGATATTGCGGATTCAAAATTCCACGATGGAGATGAAAATATAGGTCCGGCCAAAGCCACGGCTTTTATGCTGTCTTTGGGATTGCCGGAAGCTACCATAACGCATGTGGTCAACATAATCCGTCATATTTCTTTCAAAGGAGGCAATAATGAACAAACGTTCTACTCAACAGAACTGGGCGTAGTACAGGATGCCGATCGCCTGGATGCACTCGGCGCCATTGGTATTGCCCGTGCTTTTAATTACGGCGGCTTTAAAAACAGGGCATTGTATGATCCGGGTATTACACCAGACCTGAATATGAGCCGGGAAACCTACAAGAAAAGTACAGCTCCCACCATTAATCATTTTTATGAAAAGCTATTGCTGCTGAAAGATCGTATGAATACCACCACCGGTAAGGAATTGGCAATAGAACGACATGGGTTTATGGAGACTTTCCTGGAGAAGTTCTTTAAAGAATGGGGATGA
- a CDS encoding acyl-CoA thioesterase codes for MTLTPKRAQDSIIQMTELVLPNDTNTFGNLMGGRLMYWMDIAAALACMKHCSAPVVTASVDNISFENPIKLGNVVHIESKISRAFNTSMEVHLRVWGEDPVQQYRYKSNEAFMTFVALDPNGNSRPVPGVITDTEEEKRLYEGALRRRQLRLILSGKMKPQDADELKALFFEKI; via the coding sequence ATGACTTTAACGCCTAAGAGAGCACAGGATTCGATCATACAGATGACAGAACTGGTTTTGCCAAATGATACCAATACCTTCGGAAACCTCATGGGTGGCCGTTTGATGTATTGGATGGACATTGCAGCCGCCCTCGCCTGTATGAAACATTGCAGTGCCCCCGTGGTGACTGCCTCCGTTGACAACATCTCTTTTGAAAACCCAATCAAACTGGGTAATGTCGTTCATATAGAATCCAAGATAAGCCGCGCTTTCAATACTTCCATGGAAGTGCATTTACGGGTATGGGGAGAAGATCCCGTTCAACAATACCGCTACAAATCCAATGAAGCTTTCATGACCTTTGTAGCCCTCGACCCCAATGGGAACTCACGGCCGGTTCCCGGTGTTATCACTGATACAGAAGAAGAAAAAAGATTATATGAAGGAGCCCTCCGCCGCCGCCAGCTCCGCCTCATCCTGAGCGGTAAAATGAAACCCCAGGACGCCGATGAGTTGAAGGCGCTGTTCTTTGAAAAGATCTGA